In Reichenbachiella agarivorans, one genomic interval encodes:
- a CDS encoding Spy/CpxP family protein refolding chaperone encodes MMKKTILTAALSLGLVAGSIMAQSPADRHEPRGGQKERGHEMKNPIDRMSEALDLTDAQQSQIKAIHLEMAKKNQPLQNKINELDARMNTLTTSDMPDSKEIKKVADQISSLKGEVFINMTMSKVKVRSLLDDEQKMKFDRMQQHKDRNKGQHKS; translated from the coding sequence ATGATGAAAAAGACAATTCTAACAGCAGCTCTCTCACTAGGTCTAGTGGCAGGCAGCATCATGGCACAATCACCCGCAGACAGACACGAGCCTAGAGGAGGTCAAAAAGAAAGAGGCCATGAAATGAAAAACCCAATCGATAGGATGAGTGAAGCACTCGATCTGACCGATGCACAACAATCACAGATCAAAGCGATTCACTTGGAGATGGCAAAAAAGAATCAGCCGCTACAAAACAAAATCAACGAACTGGATGCAAGAATGAATACGCTCACTACCTCTGACATGCCTGACAGCAAAGAAATTAAAAAGGTAGCTGACCAGATCAGTAGTTTGAAAGGTGAGGTATTTATCAACATGACCATGAGCAAAGTAAAAGTCAGGTCACTGCTCGATGACGAGCAAAAAATGAAATTTGACAGAATGCAACAGCACAAAGACAGAAACAAAGGGCAGCACAAATCATAA
- a CDS encoding S-adenosylmethionine:tRNA ribosyltransferase-isomerase, whose amino-acid sequence MSNENTKLEKYLFELPDEKIAKHPLENRDASKLLVYKQNKIQHDYFKNLLDHIPAHSTIFLNNTKVIAARLYFQKDTGAKIEVFLTEPNSPETEFQQALKVKNRCTWKCMIGNLKKWKEDTSIHLQLDHISLHAKLIDRIAGLVEFAWNTEDEFLSIIEAAGHVPLPPYLNREEIAADKERYQTVFSEKEGAVAAPTAGLHFTQATLDSLTDHGHTIDRLTLHVSAGTFRPIKTEDFREHDMHNERIIIHRHNLTNILHSSGPIIAVGTTAMRTLESTYWYGTMLTQNPHSNFHILKDTAYNPALSGISLHDSIQAILHKMDQEQVDNLHGETEIFIYPSYEFRVVEGLFTNFHMPSSTLVLLVAAFVGDDWREIYNQALQQDYRFLSYGDTSFLLRQK is encoded by the coding sequence ATGTCAAACGAAAATACAAAGCTGGAGAAATATCTTTTTGAGTTGCCAGACGAAAAGATTGCCAAACATCCACTCGAAAACAGAGATGCGTCCAAATTGCTGGTCTACAAGCAAAATAAAATCCAACACGATTATTTCAAAAACCTACTGGATCACATCCCGGCTCATTCGACCATTTTCCTCAACAATACCAAGGTCATAGCGGCCAGACTTTACTTCCAAAAAGACACAGGAGCCAAAATAGAAGTGTTCTTGACTGAACCCAACTCACCAGAAACAGAATTCCAACAAGCACTGAAAGTAAAAAATCGCTGTACTTGGAAATGTATGATTGGCAATCTCAAAAAATGGAAAGAAGATACTTCCATTCATCTACAGCTTGATCATATTTCACTCCATGCCAAACTGATAGATCGCATTGCTGGATTGGTGGAATTTGCTTGGAACACAGAAGATGAATTTTTGAGCATCATCGAGGCAGCAGGTCATGTCCCACTACCTCCCTATCTCAACCGTGAGGAGATAGCTGCGGACAAAGAACGCTACCAAACCGTCTTCTCTGAGAAAGAAGGCGCTGTAGCGGCTCCTACTGCAGGACTGCATTTTACACAAGCCACTTTGGATTCTCTGACAGATCATGGACACACGATAGATCGACTGACGCTGCATGTCAGTGCGGGAACTTTTCGTCCCATCAAAACCGAAGATTTTCGGGAGCATGACATGCACAATGAGCGCATCATCATCCACCGTCACAATCTGACGAATATCCTCCACAGCTCAGGACCAATCATTGCCGTAGGAACCACGGCCATGCGCACCCTAGAGAGCACCTATTGGTATGGTACCATGTTGACCCAAAACCCCCATTCCAACTTTCATATCCTTAAAGACACAGCCTACAACCCAGCATTGTCTGGTATCTCACTCCACGACTCAATACAGGCCATTCTACACAAAATGGATCAAGAGCAGGTCGATAACTTGCATGGGGAGACCGAAATTTTCATCTATCCTAGTTATGAATTTAGAGTGGTTGAGGGCTTATTCACCAATTTTCACATGCCTAGTTCTACCTTGGTACTATTGGTAGCTGCCTTTGTCGGAGATGATTGGAGAGAAATATACAATCAAGCCTTGCAGCAAGATTACCGCTTCCTCAGCTATGGTGACACTTCATTTTTGCTCAGGCAAAAATAA
- a CDS encoding o-succinylbenzoate synthase, with the protein MILDFKKHTLDFKFEAGTSRGVLKTKDAWILRMMDKSNPIIHGYGEVSTIERLSYDYHLEFEKELEHLAKELKHYHLPATEEGIYKLVVELVEVTKPALRFGLETAMLDLFHGGGFKIFDNSFYNDQQPIPINGLIWMGEEDFMLNQIEEKIKLGFKCLKMKIGAIDFDTELRILQSIRDRFDAEQLILRVDANGAFKTQDVLVKLDTLSQFDLHSIEQPIMPRQFHAMQLTCKRSPVPVALDEELIGVFDLKDKRDLLKGIQPPYIILKPSLLGGFKATAEWIRLAEELKIGWWITSALESNIGLNAICQFTAQYPNLSYQGLGTGQLYDNNFYSPLTLDADRISYHPNLSWDLSHLKFGQ; encoded by the coding sequence ATGATTTTAGATTTTAAGAAACACACCTTAGACTTCAAATTTGAAGCAGGAACCTCCCGGGGAGTCCTCAAAACCAAAGACGCTTGGATCCTTAGAATGATGGATAAAAGTAATCCAATAATACATGGATATGGTGAGGTCAGTACAATTGAGCGATTAAGTTATGACTACCATTTGGAATTTGAAAAGGAACTGGAGCATCTGGCCAAGGAACTCAAGCATTACCATCTCCCTGCTACAGAAGAGGGGATTTACAAGCTGGTGGTAGAGCTGGTAGAGGTGACCAAACCAGCTCTTAGGTTTGGTTTGGAGACTGCTATGTTAGACCTGTTTCATGGAGGAGGATTCAAGATTTTTGACAATTCATTTTACAATGATCAACAGCCTATTCCGATCAATGGCTTGATTTGGATGGGTGAGGAGGACTTTATGTTGAATCAAATCGAGGAGAAGATCAAGTTGGGATTCAAATGCCTCAAAATGAAAATTGGCGCCATTGATTTTGATACCGAATTGAGGATATTGCAATCGATCAGAGATAGATTTGATGCGGAACAGTTGATTTTGAGGGTTGATGCCAATGGTGCTTTCAAAACACAAGATGTACTTGTCAAGCTAGATACCTTGTCACAGTTTGATCTGCACTCTATCGAGCAGCCCATCATGCCGAGACAGTTTCATGCGATGCAGCTTACTTGCAAGCGCTCTCCTGTGCCTGTCGCTTTGGACGAGGAGTTGATTGGGGTTTTTGATCTGAAAGACAAAAGAGACTTGCTCAAGGGGATCCAGCCACCGTACATTATTCTCAAACCATCTCTTTTGGGTGGATTCAAGGCTACCGCAGAGTGGATTAGATTGGCCGAAGAATTAAAAATTGGATGGTGGATCACCTCTGCATTGGAGAGCAATATTGGACTGAATGCCATTTGTCAGTTCACGGCGCAATATCCAAACCTGTCCTACCAAGGGTTGGGGACGGGACAATTGTATGACAATAATTTTTATTCTCCATTGACCTTAGATGCTGATCGCATTAGCTATCATCCTAACCTGTCGTGGGATCTTTCCCACCTCAAATTTGGGCAGTAG
- a CDS encoding queuosine precursor transporter has translation MSASNYQEKKNNLFLVLAGFFIMNALLAEILGVKIFSLEKLLQIPPAQISFFGQLTLDFNLTAGVILWPAVFLTTDIINEYFGKKGVRKISFITVGLIAFAFLLIYVITILPPADFWLDYNNQDAKGNPFNIDYAYNLIFQQGLGIMVGSLFAFLVGQLLDVFVFQKLRKITGQKMIWLRATGSTLVSQFIDSFVVLFIAFYFWGNWPIQQVLAVGVINYIYKFSIAIVLTPLLYVGHMGIDLYLGKKNAELLAEEAAESSKNLL, from the coding sequence ATGTCAGCGTCAAACTATCAAGAGAAAAAGAACAACCTTTTCCTTGTTTTGGCGGGGTTCTTCATCATGAATGCCCTACTCGCTGAAATTTTAGGTGTGAAGATTTTCTCTTTGGAAAAACTGCTGCAAATACCTCCTGCGCAAATCAGCTTTTTTGGACAACTGACCTTAGACTTCAACCTCACCGCTGGAGTGATTCTATGGCCAGCAGTCTTTCTGACGACCGACATTATCAATGAGTATTTCGGCAAAAAAGGGGTAAGAAAAATCAGTTTTATCACCGTAGGACTCATCGCCTTTGCATTCCTGTTGATCTACGTGATCACGATTCTCCCGCCTGCCGACTTTTGGCTAGATTACAATAATCAAGATGCTAAAGGTAATCCGTTCAACATTGATTATGCCTACAACCTTATCTTTCAGCAAGGTTTGGGGATTATGGTGGGTTCTTTATTCGCATTTCTCGTTGGCCAACTTTTAGATGTGTTTGTCTTTCAAAAACTAAGGAAGATCACGGGGCAAAAAATGATTTGGCTCAGAGCAACTGGCAGCACTCTAGTTTCGCAATTCATAGACAGTTTTGTCGTACTATTCATCGCTTTTTATTTCTGGGGCAACTGGCCCATCCAGCAAGTCTTGGCAGTGGGGGTAATCAACTACATCTATAAATTCAGCATTGCCATCGTACTGACACCCCTACTCTATGTCGGACACATGGGCATTGACCTGTATCTAGGCAAAAAAAATGCTGAACTCTTGGCTGAGGAAGCCGCAGAGTCCAGCAAAAACTTATTGTAA
- a CDS encoding ribonuclease Z — MPFSVIILGSNASVPAHNRNQTSQLLTMMQIPFLIDCGEGTQLQLKKNKVKAQKIDHIFISHLHGDHYYGLIGLISSLHLYGRKKDLNIYGPPGLKEIISINLKHSQTHLNYQINLTEWEYGRHQLLFENQNLTVHSFPLNHRIPCSGFVFRERPKKRRIDKRRLTFDLPPSKIIQLKNGEDIFDERTKISYQNDELTLPPAESRSYAFCSDTKYDENILPYIKNVDILYHEATFMEDMKERAAQTFHSTTLDAATIALKAEVKRLLIGHFSTRYKELLPMLAESKSIFENTELALEGHEYKEE; from the coding sequence TTGCCATTTAGCGTCATAATACTCGGATCCAATGCATCTGTTCCTGCACACAACAGGAACCAAACGTCGCAATTGCTCACGATGATGCAGATTCCATTTTTGATCGACTGTGGCGAAGGCACGCAGCTACAACTCAAAAAAAACAAAGTCAAGGCGCAAAAAATTGATCATATTTTTATCAGCCATCTACATGGAGATCACTATTATGGTCTGATTGGACTGATATCGTCTCTCCATCTCTATGGGAGGAAAAAAGACTTGAATATCTACGGCCCTCCAGGGCTCAAGGAAATCATCTCTATCAATTTAAAACATTCTCAAACTCACCTCAACTATCAAATCAACCTCACTGAGTGGGAGTATGGTCGCCATCAGCTGTTGTTTGAGAACCAGAACCTGACCGTACACTCTTTCCCTCTCAATCATCGCATTCCTTGTTCGGGGTTTGTATTCAGAGAAAGACCAAAAAAACGCAGAATTGACAAACGCAGGCTGACATTTGATCTCCCGCCTTCCAAGATCATTCAGCTCAAGAATGGAGAAGATATATTTGACGAGCGCACCAAAATTTCTTACCAAAACGATGAACTCACCTTACCTCCAGCAGAGAGCAGGTCTTATGCTTTTTGCTCGGACACCAAGTATGATGAAAACATCCTGCCCTACATCAAAAATGTAGACATTCTCTATCATGAGGCAACCTTCATGGAGGATATGAAAGAGCGAGCAGCCCAGACCTTCCACTCGACTACTCTGGACGCAGCAACTATTGCACTAAAAGCGGAGGTAAAAAGACTGCTGATTGGACATTTTTCTACTCGCTACAAGGAATTGCTCCCAATGCTGGCTGAATCTAAAAGCATTTTTGAAAACACCGAGTTGGCACTAGAAGGACACGAATACAAAGAAGAGTAA
- a CDS encoding STAS domain-containing protein, with protein sequence MKFTLDRQEKYNIIKFNEEKLDSTISAELKTEFLAFQGQGVGNMIVDLSDVKYIDSSGLSALLVGNRVFNDAGGSFILSGVSDHAMKLIKISQLDKVLEILPTVEEAVDLVFMNELERGFEEES encoded by the coding sequence ATGAAATTCACACTAGACAGACAAGAAAAATACAACATCATCAAGTTCAACGAAGAAAAACTTGACTCTACGATTTCAGCAGAATTAAAAACTGAGTTTTTGGCTTTTCAAGGTCAAGGTGTGGGCAATATGATCGTCGACCTCTCTGACGTCAAGTACATCGACTCATCAGGGCTCAGCGCACTATTGGTAGGCAACCGAGTATTCAACGACGCTGGTGGCTCATTTATCCTAAGTGGTGTATCAGATCATGCGATGAAACTCATCAAAATATCTCAACTAGACAAGGTGCTAGAAATCCTACCTACAGTAGAAGAAGCTGTCGACCTAGTATTCATGAACGAACTAGAGCGCGGATTCGAAGAGGAGTCTTAA